The Prochlorococcus marinus CUG1416 genome has a segment encoding these proteins:
- a CDS encoding alpha/beta fold hydrolase: MNTNFKEENINKPYYWNWNGFKICWSVIGEDNEIPIIFLHGFGASRKHWRNNLEYFARRNCASYSLDLIGFGDSDQPGIKEIGRLNNEIWGNQVKDFIAQVIRPKNSGKVILIGNSLGALVALTCAVSLEDQIATVIASPLPDQFQENKKKITIKPFLKKFIDRFIAIFFILLPLEIILFLITKSGVIRLGLNSAYFKKDNIDRELIEIVTRPVLRKTSARSLRAMCIGMSSRDQKLQASYLLTKLSASKKVPFLLIWGDKDNFIPLFLGKKIANLHRWVKLKIVSNLGHCIHDEDPSVFNKISYEWIKDLKTF; the protein is encoded by the coding sequence ATGAATACCAATTTTAAAGAAGAAAATATTAACAAACCTTATTACTGGAATTGGAATGGGTTTAAGATTTGTTGGAGTGTTATAGGCGAAGATAATGAAATTCCAATTATCTTCCTCCATGGATTTGGTGCTAGTCGAAAACATTGGAGAAATAATTTAGAGTATTTTGCAAGAAGGAATTGTGCCTCCTATTCTTTGGATTTAATAGGATTTGGCGATTCGGATCAACCTGGGATAAAAGAAATTGGAAGATTAAATAATGAGATTTGGGGTAATCAAGTTAAAGACTTTATTGCACAAGTTATAAGACCAAAGAATTCTGGCAAAGTCATTCTTATTGGCAATTCCCTTGGAGCATTAGTGGCTTTAACCTGCGCTGTTTCATTAGAAGACCAAATTGCAACAGTTATTGCATCACCTCTTCCAGATCAATTTCAGGAAAACAAAAAGAAAATAACAATTAAACCATTTTTAAAAAAATTCATAGATAGATTCATAGCAATATTTTTTATATTGCTTCCTTTAGAGATTATTTTATTTTTAATAACCAAATCAGGGGTTATTAGACTAGGTCTTAATTCTGCATATTTCAAAAAAGATAATATTGATCGCGAACTAATAGAAATAGTAACAAGGCCAGTTCTAAGGAAAACTTCAGCTAGATCATTAAGAGCAATGTGTATTGGAATGTCTTCAAGAGATCAAAAATTACAAGCCTCTTACCTTTTAACAAAACTTAGCGCTTCAAAAAAAGTTCCTTTTTTATTAATTTGGGGAGATAAAGATAATTTCATACCTTTGTTTCTTGGTAAAAAGATTGCAAATTTACATAGATGGGTAAAATTAAAAATAGTATCCAATTTAGGGCATTGCATACATGATGAAGATCCTTCAGTATTCAATAAAATCTCTTATGAATGGATTAAAGATTTAAAAACCTTTTAA
- the ilvN gene encoding acetolactate synthase small subunit, whose product MKHTLSVLVEDESGALSRISGLFARRGFNIDSLAVGPAESKGISRLTMVVEGDDETLQQMTKQLNKLFNVLGVVDFTNLAAVERELMLLKVSSKEDTRSNILDLVQIFRAKVVDVSDIALTLEVVGDPGKLVALEKLLEPYGILEIARTGKVALKRSSGVNTEMLKVNKYSLEI is encoded by the coding sequence ATGAAACATACATTATCAGTTCTTGTAGAAGACGAATCTGGAGCATTGAGTAGAATCTCAGGCCTCTTTGCTAGAAGGGGATTCAATATAGATAGCCTCGCAGTTGGTCCTGCAGAATCCAAAGGGATTTCAAGGTTAACAATGGTCGTAGAAGGTGATGATGAAACTCTTCAACAAATGACGAAGCAACTTAATAAGTTATTTAATGTTTTGGGAGTTGTTGATTTTACTAATCTCGCAGCTGTTGAGAGGGAATTAATGTTACTAAAAGTTTCCTCTAAAGAAGATACCCGAAGCAACATCTTAGATTTAGTTCAGATTTTCCGTGCAAAAGTTGTTGACGTTTCAGATATTGCTTTAACGCTAGAAGTGGTTGGAGATCCTGGGAAGTTAGTTGCTTTAGAGAAATTACTAGAACCTTACGGCATTCTTGAAATAGCAAGAACTGGCAAGGTAGCTCTAAAACGCTCTTCAGGAGTTAATACAGAAATGTTAAAAGTCAACAAATATTCTCTAGAAATTTAA
- a CDS encoding peptidylprolyl isomerase encodes MKKNNFLKAISFIQVLFFATACSFKNEIDSNSFCQKLKFSCTQNNKIIHFKTSQGDIEVKLFGKDNPVTVSNFLENIDNNIYRNQKFYKIINYPQIKFIHGGINPGNQFYAERNQTLNKTSPSIPLEIKFKEEIKPRYNYEIKTPYESKKLINTFENGSLAMVKSGKNKSSSTEFFFVTNKIPELDGRYSIFGRIIKGIDVLERIKKEDYIKEVQISN; translated from the coding sequence ATAAAAAAAAATAATTTTTTAAAAGCAATATCTTTCATTCAGGTTTTATTTTTTGCGACAGCTTGTAGTTTTAAAAATGAGATTGATTCAAATTCTTTTTGTCAAAAACTTAAATTTAGTTGTACACAAAATAATAAAATAATTCACTTTAAAACTTCACAAGGTGACATTGAGGTTAAATTATTTGGTAAAGATAACCCAGTAACTGTATCTAACTTTCTAGAAAATATAGATAATAATATTTATAGAAATCAAAAATTTTATAAAATAATAAATTATCCCCAAATAAAGTTTATTCACGGTGGTATTAATCCAGGAAATCAATTTTATGCTGAAAGAAATCAAACCTTAAATAAGACCAGTCCTTCAATACCTTTAGAAATAAAATTTAAAGAAGAAATCAAGCCAAGATATAACTATGAAATAAAAACTCCGTATGAATCTAAAAAATTAATTAATACTTTTGAGAATGGTTCACTCGCTATGGTTAAGAGCGGTAAGAATAAGTCTTCCTCTACTGAATTTTTTTTTGTAACTAATAAGATTCCAGAACTAGACGGAAGATATTCAATCTTTGGAAGAATTATAAAAGGAATAGATGTACTTGAAAGAATTAAGAAAGAAGACTATATCAAGGAAGTCCAGATATCTAATTAA
- a CDS encoding photosystem I assembly protein Ycf4, translated as MNSELTSFDKIEQKIGGSRKISNYIIGGMLTIGGIGFLLASISSYIGRDLLPLGNPSTLLFIPQGIIMGAYGLIANLLNFYLWYMVYINFGSGINSFDKSSKSVEIKRKGLFKDIEVKFNFDEIKSVKLDISEGFNPRRRIALVLKGRKKPLPLSGAGELKPLLQVEEEGARLAKFLNVNLEGLK; from the coding sequence ATGAATTCAGAACTCACATCTTTCGATAAAATCGAACAAAAAATTGGCGGATCAAGAAAAATTTCGAATTACATCATCGGTGGAATGCTTACGATTGGCGGTATTGGTTTCCTTTTGGCCTCAATATCTAGCTACATAGGAAGGGATTTATTACCCTTAGGAAACCCTTCAACTTTATTGTTTATACCTCAAGGAATAATAATGGGAGCTTATGGTTTGATAGCTAATCTATTAAATTTCTATTTATGGTATATGGTTTATATTAACTTTGGTTCAGGCATTAATTCTTTTGATAAATCATCAAAATCTGTAGAAATAAAAAGAAAAGGCTTATTTAAAGATATTGAAGTTAAATTCAATTTCGATGAAATTAAATCAGTTAAGTTGGATATTAGTGAGGGATTCAATCCTAGAAGAAGGATTGCTTTGGTACTCAAAGGGAGAAAAAAACCTCTTCCTCTTAGCGGAGCAGGTGAACTTAAACCACTTCTTCAGGTTGAAGAAGAAGGGGCTCGGCTAGCTAAATTTTTAAATGTTAATTTGGAGGGTTTAAAATAA
- the psbD gene encoding photosystem II D2 protein (photosystem q(a) protein), translated as MTIAVGSAPQRGWFDVLDDWLKRDRFVFIGWSGLLLLPCAYLAIGGWFVGTTFVTSWYTHGVASSYLEGCNFLTAAVSTPGDAMGHSLLLLWGPEAQGSFVRWLQLGGLWNFVALHGVFGLIGFMLRQFEIAGLVGIRPYNALAFSAVIAVFTSIFLIYPLGQHSWFFAPSFGVAAIFRYILFIQGFHNITLNPFHMMGVAGILGGALLCAIHGATVQNTLYEDTSIYTDGKVQSSTFRAFDPTQEEETYSMITANRFWSQIFGIAFSNKRFLHFLMLFVPVMGMWTSSIGIVGLALNLRAYDFVSQEIRAAEDPEFETFYTKNILLNEGMRAWMSSVDQPHENFVFPEEVLPRGNAL; from the coding sequence ATGACGATCGCAGTTGGTAGCGCCCCACAAAGAGGATGGTTTGATGTCCTCGATGATTGGTTGAAGCGCGACCGCTTTGTATTTATTGGTTGGTCCGGACTACTTCTACTTCCTTGCGCATATCTTGCGATAGGAGGTTGGTTCGTCGGAACAACATTTGTTACCTCTTGGTACACACACGGAGTTGCAAGCTCATACCTAGAAGGTTGCAACTTCCTAACAGCAGCTGTAAGTACCCCTGGAGATGCCATGGGTCACAGTCTTCTTTTATTATGGGGTCCAGAAGCCCAAGGTAGTTTTGTAAGATGGCTACAACTTGGTGGTCTTTGGAACTTCGTTGCATTACATGGAGTATTTGGCCTTATAGGTTTTATGCTTCGTCAGTTTGAAATTGCTGGCCTTGTTGGAATTAGACCATACAACGCTTTAGCTTTCTCAGCAGTAATTGCAGTATTCACAAGTATTTTCCTTATTTATCCTTTAGGACAGCATAGTTGGTTCTTCGCACCTTCATTTGGTGTTGCAGCAATCTTCCGTTATATTCTGTTCATTCAAGGTTTTCATAATATCACTCTTAATCCTTTCCATATGATGGGAGTAGCTGGGATTCTTGGAGGTGCTCTACTTTGCGCTATCCATGGGGCTACAGTACAAAACACATTATATGAAGATACAAGTATCTATACAGATGGCAAGGTTCAAAGTTCAACATTTAGAGCTTTTGACCCAACACAAGAAGAAGAAACCTATTCAATGATTACAGCGAATAGATTCTGGAGTCAAATCTTTGGTATTGCTTTCTCTAACAAGCGTTTCTTACACTTCTTGATGCTTTTTGTACCTGTTATGGGTATGTGGACATCTTCAATTGGTATTGTCGGCTTAGCACTAAACTTGAGAGCTTATGATTTTGTAAGCCAAGAGATCCGTGCAGCAGAAGATCCAGAATTTGAAACTTTCTATACAAAGAATATACTTTTGAACGAAGGTATGCGAGCATGGATGTCTTCTGTGGATCAACCACACGAAAATTTTGTATTCCCTGAGGAGGTTCTTCCACGTGGAAACGCCCTTTAA
- the psbC gene encoding photosystem II reaction center protein CP43 produces METPFNNLLRAPNQSIEETGYAWYVGNARLINLSGRLLGAHIAHAGLIVFWAGAMMLFEVNHFTFDKPMWEQALICMPHVAMFGYGIGPGGEVTDIMPFFQVGVVHLIASAVLGFGGIYHSLAGPEKLEQDFPFFSTDWRDKNQMTNILGYHLIVLGIGSLAWSVNWCFIGGAYDTWAPGGGEVRLINPTLDPRVIFGYLFRSPWGGAGSLIGVNSIEDIVGGHVYVGVIEILGGLFHVFTKPFGWARRAFIWNGEGLLSYALGGICVASFIASTFIWFNNTAYPSEFYGPTNAEASQAQSFTFLVRDQRIGANVGTTMGPTGLGKYLMRSPTGEIIFGGETMRFWDFRGPWLEPLRGPNGLSLEKIQNDIQPWQVRRAAEYMTHAPNASINSVGGIITEPNAVNFVNLRQWLAAAQFFLGWFTFIGHLWHAGRARAAAAGFEKGIDRKSEPALEMPDLD; encoded by the coding sequence GTGGAAACGCCCTTTAATAATTTATTAAGAGCTCCAAACCAAAGTATTGAAGAAACTGGTTATGCCTGGTATGTAGGCAACGCTAGACTAATCAATTTATCTGGACGTTTATTAGGAGCTCACATCGCTCACGCTGGACTTATAGTCTTCTGGGCAGGTGCAATGATGCTCTTTGAGGTTAATCATTTTACTTTTGATAAACCAATGTGGGAGCAAGCCCTAATCTGTATGCCGCATGTTGCTATGTTTGGCTATGGGATAGGTCCTGGTGGCGAAGTTACAGATATCATGCCTTTTTTCCAAGTAGGTGTGGTTCATTTAATAGCTTCTGCAGTCCTTGGATTTGGTGGAATTTACCACTCTTTAGCTGGTCCAGAAAAGCTTGAGCAAGATTTTCCTTTCTTCTCAACTGATTGGAGAGATAAAAATCAGATGACCAACATTCTTGGTTATCATTTAATAGTCCTAGGTATAGGTTCATTAGCTTGGTCAGTAAACTGGTGTTTTATTGGTGGAGCATATGATACTTGGGCACCTGGTGGCGGAGAAGTACGACTTATTAATCCAACTTTGGATCCAAGGGTAATTTTTGGTTATCTATTTAGATCTCCATGGGGAGGTGCTGGTTCTCTAATCGGTGTTAACTCAATTGAAGATATCGTTGGTGGCCACGTTTATGTTGGTGTAATAGAAATACTTGGAGGTCTATTCCATGTCTTTACAAAACCATTTGGATGGGCAAGAAGAGCATTCATTTGGAACGGTGAAGGTCTACTAAGTTATGCTCTTGGTGGAATTTGTGTAGCAAGTTTTATTGCATCCACATTCATCTGGTTTAACAATACTGCTTACCCATCAGAGTTTTACGGTCCTACAAATGCTGAAGCTTCACAGGCCCAAAGCTTTACTTTCCTTGTGAGAGATCAAAGAATTGGAGCTAACGTAGGTACAACAATGGGACCAACAGGTTTAGGTAAGTATCTCATGAGATCTCCTACAGGTGAAATTATATTTGGTGGTGAAACAATGAGATTTTGGGATTTCAGAGGACCATGGTTAGAGCCTCTTAGAGGACCTAATGGATTGAGCCTTGAGAAAATTCAAAATGATATTCAGCCTTGGCAAGTTAGAAGAGCTGCTGAATATATGACTCATGCTCCTAACGCTTCTATCAACTCAGTTGGTGGAATCATTACAGAGCCTAATGCTGTTAACTTTGTTAACCTAAGACAATGGTTAGCTGCAGCCCAATTCTTCCTAGGATGGTTTACATTTATTGGTCACCTTTGGCATGCTGGACGTGCCAGAGCAGCCGCTGCTGGTTTCGAAAAAGGAATTGACAGAAAGAGTGAGCCCGCTTTAGAAATGCCTGATTTAGATTAA
- a CDS encoding nucleoside triphosphate pyrophosphatase, which translates to MLILASASQSRKKLLENCQIEFLQISSNFDESLIKDENIPNLALELSFQKAHSLSQNIQKTLLPEDFNYGLLEILGCDSIFEFKGKAFGKPSNKEEAFIRWEKMSGEFGFLHTGHTLIIGNFDANYNMFKITETIKETVSSRVYFSKLEDWEIKSYVDTREPLYCAGGFALEGIGGKYIEKIEGCFSNVMGLSLPWLRKNLYKEVS; encoded by the coding sequence GTGTTAATTCTAGCCTCTGCTTCCCAATCTAGAAAGAAATTACTAGAAAATTGTCAAATTGAGTTCCTTCAAATTTCAAGTAATTTTGATGAGTCTTTAATCAAAGATGAGAATATACCTAATTTAGCTTTGGAATTATCTTTTCAAAAGGCTCATAGTTTATCTCAAAATATTCAAAAAACATTATTGCCAGAAGACTTTAATTATGGTTTATTGGAAATTCTTGGATGTGATTCAATCTTTGAATTTAAAGGGAAAGCTTTTGGAAAACCATCTAATAAAGAAGAGGCATTTATTAGATGGGAAAAAATGTCTGGAGAATTTGGTTTTTTACATACTGGTCATACTCTAATAATTGGAAATTTTGATGCTAATTATAATATGTTTAAAATCACTGAAACAATTAAAGAAACAGTAAGTTCAAGAGTTTATTTTTCTAAGTTAGAGGATTGGGAAATAAAGAGTTATGTAGACACCCGTGAACCTTTATACTGCGCTGGAGGCTTTGCTTTGGAGGGTATAGGAGGAAAATATATAGAAAAAATAGAAGGTTGTTTTAGTAATGTAATGGGATTAAGTTTGCCATGGCTAAGAAAAAATTTATATAAAGAAGTAAGTTGA
- a CDS encoding cobyric acid synthase: protein MQLEAKSYAIKKPIMVLGTSSGAGKSLTVTAICRILKNSGEEPIPFKGQNMSNNAWVDWEGGEMAYSQALQAFACGINPSSEMNPILLKPQGNSISEVIHLGKSIGTTTAKYYYKDWFIPGWEIIKKSIKSIYKRNPNCRLIIEGAGSPVEMNLIHRDLTNLRIAKYLKANCILVTDIERGGIFAQIIGTLELMKPEEKKLIKGIIINRFRGDLSLFEEGKKWIENKTQIPVIGIIPWLNDSFPPEDSLDLLEKKSRSTNHEIKVGIIKLPSISNFSDFDPLENEESILIEWIVESQNLSKYDFIILPGSKQTIKDQIFLEKSGLSKDIREYSNNKGNIIGICGGLQMLGTTLYDPFFKEGSKSQSEQTIKGIGLLPLKTTFFEKKLTRRINSESVWPCQSKINGFEIHNGQTEFDNNQSSLKINPIFKDLDLGWYKENNRGGTVAGTYIHGIFENDSWRDQYLNLIRKSKNLPILNKKSISYKKKRESIIDNLADEFNKHLNLTSFLS, encoded by the coding sequence ATGCAGTTAGAAGCGAAATCATATGCAATAAAGAAACCAATTATGGTCCTAGGCACTTCCAGTGGGGCAGGAAAATCATTAACGGTAACAGCAATTTGCAGGATTCTTAAAAATTCAGGAGAAGAGCCAATACCCTTTAAAGGACAAAATATGAGTAACAACGCTTGGGTTGATTGGGAAGGGGGAGAGATGGCATATTCACAAGCACTTCAAGCATTTGCTTGTGGTATTAATCCTTCCTCAGAAATGAACCCCATTTTATTAAAACCACAAGGAAACTCAATAAGCGAAGTTATTCACCTTGGCAAAAGCATAGGAACCACAACCGCAAAATATTACTACAAAGATTGGTTTATTCCAGGATGGGAAATAATTAAAAAAAGTATAAAATCTATTTACAAAAGAAATCCAAATTGCCGTTTAATTATCGAAGGAGCTGGCAGTCCAGTAGAAATGAATTTAATTCATAGAGACCTTACTAATTTAAGAATTGCAAAGTATTTAAAAGCAAATTGTATTTTAGTTACTGATATTGAAAGAGGGGGCATATTTGCACAAATAATCGGAACCCTTGAATTAATGAAACCTGAAGAAAAGAAACTTATTAAGGGAATCATTATAAATAGATTTAGAGGAGATCTTTCATTATTTGAAGAAGGTAAAAAATGGATAGAGAATAAAACTCAAATCCCTGTTATTGGAATCATTCCATGGTTAAATGATTCATTTCCTCCAGAAGATTCTTTAGACTTGTTAGAAAAAAAATCACGTTCCACAAATCATGAGATCAAAGTCGGAATTATAAAATTACCATCAATAAGTAATTTTTCAGATTTTGATCCATTAGAAAATGAAGAATCAATATTAATTGAATGGATTGTAGAATCGCAAAACTTGAGTAAGTATGACTTTATTATTCTGCCCGGTAGTAAACAAACTATTAAAGATCAAATATTTCTTGAAAAGTCTGGTTTGTCTAAGGATATTAGGGAATATTCCAATAATAAGGGAAATATTATTGGAATTTGTGGAGGTTTACAAATGTTAGGAACAACTCTTTATGATCCTTTTTTTAAAGAGGGTTCCAAAAGTCAGTCTGAACAAACGATTAAAGGCATTGGATTACTACCATTAAAAACAACTTTCTTTGAGAAAAAATTAACACGACGAATCAACTCTGAATCGGTATGGCCATGCCAATCAAAAATCAATGGATTTGAAATTCATAATGGGCAAACTGAATTTGATAATAATCAAAGCTCATTAAAGATTAACCCTATTTTTAAAGACTTAGATCTAGGTTGGTACAAAGAAAATAATAGGGGTGGGACTGTTGCAGGAACTTATATTCATGGAATCTTTGAAAATGATAGCTGGAGAGATCAATATCTTAATTTAATAAGGAAGAGTAAAAATTTACCAATATTAAATAAAAAATCAATATCTTATAAAAAGAAGAGAGAATCTATTATTGATAATCTTGCGGATGAATTCAATAAACATTTAAATCTCACATCATTTTTAAGTTGA
- a CDS encoding 2Fe-2S iron-sulfur cluster binding domain-containing protein, with product MKQKKIKIIWPNNNETFVSEGDDWFSSAEKAGFEIPTGCLTGSCGACEIDVNGATVRACISDIKSNKKCLFKVSLTTDPFWEI from the coding sequence TTGAAACAAAAAAAAATAAAAATTATTTGGCCAAATAATAATGAAACATTTGTTTCAGAGGGAGATGATTGGTTCTCTTCTGCAGAAAAGGCTGGTTTTGAAATTCCAACTGGCTGTCTTACAGGAAGCTGTGGAGCCTGCGAAATAGATGTGAATGGTGCAACAGTAAGAGCATGTATAAGTGATATTAAAAGCAATAAAAAATGCTTATTTAAAGTTTCATTAACTACAGACCCATTTTGGGAAATATAA